In Endozoicomonas sp. GU-1, one DNA window encodes the following:
- a CDS encoding LysR family transcriptional regulator, giving the protein MPETSNTHAQGANDVIDISDIHMIKVVTEVGSINKAAEILSVSQPTLSKKISRLEKKVGVELFNRDSVGMMPTEAAKFLIKEGNGLRAQLQVIERQLELMSDMVGGTVRVGVGPIIEQQLLAKVLLDFAERDYQFKISVVTMSADALLDQLKKSKIDLAVGPFVDSDVPDDIVAPLKTSEKLVVAVRQGHDAVARQVVDLQAISNYKIITPNIPASLGGQVMVYLENAELEPDIICESYTMAKYIVMNSDYVTAGPESLFLNEFKSGELVKLEFPYDVYWQSQCLVKPETLLMPIVKRSWICLLSIWRRSNQQKEKPRV; this is encoded by the coding sequence ATGCCTGAAACCAGCAATACTCATGCTCAGGGCGCTAATGACGTGATCGACATATCTGATATTCACATGATCAAAGTGGTTACTGAAGTAGGCAGTATCAACAAAGCCGCCGAGATATTAAGTGTTTCACAGCCAACCCTGAGCAAAAAAATCAGCCGCCTTGAAAAGAAAGTAGGTGTCGAACTGTTTAATCGGGATAGCGTGGGCATGATGCCCACAGAAGCCGCCAAATTCCTGATTAAAGAAGGCAATGGTCTCAGAGCTCAGTTGCAAGTGATTGAACGTCAGCTGGAGCTTATGTCGGACATGGTGGGCGGTACGGTAAGAGTGGGGGTTGGCCCCATTATCGAACAGCAGCTGTTAGCCAAAGTGTTGCTTGATTTTGCTGAGAGAGATTATCAGTTTAAAATTTCTGTCGTCACGATGTCGGCTGATGCACTGCTGGATCAGCTGAAAAAAAGCAAGATTGATCTGGCGGTTGGCCCCTTTGTTGATTCTGATGTTCCGGATGATATTGTCGCCCCGCTGAAAACCTCAGAAAAACTGGTGGTGGCCGTGCGACAAGGTCATGACGCAGTTGCCAGGCAGGTGGTAGATTTACAGGCGATATCGAACTACAAAATCATTACGCCCAATATACCCGCCAGCCTTGGCGGACAGGTTATGGTGTATCTGGAAAATGCCGAATTAGAGCCGGACATCATTTGCGAAAGTTACACCATGGCAAAATACATCGTCATGAATTCCGATTATGTGACGGCCGGACCGGAGTCTTTATTCCTGAATGAATTTAAATCCGGAGAGCTGGTGAAACTGGAATTTCCCTATGATGTCTATTGGCAGAGTCAATGCCTGGTAAAACCGGAAACCTTATTAATGCCTATTGTAAAGAGGTCGTGGATCTGTTTGCTCAGTATATGGAGGCGCAGTAATCAGCAAAAAGAGAAGCCCCGGGTATGA